The following coding sequences lie in one Heyndrickxia oleronia genomic window:
- a CDS encoding siderophore ABC transporter substrate-binding protein, whose translation MKKKLSLFFIIAVLAVFAVACGTTKDDNTSGSKSEGKSESKSEVLTIKHQLGETPVQKNPKKVVVFDMGTLDTLDKLGLSDSVVGVPQKNLPSYLDAYKDSKYSNVGGLKEPDFEAINEIQPDLIIISGRQQDSYDKFSEIAPTIFMGVDTNKYMDSFKENVKTIGEIFGKEEQADKELASIDKDIADLKEKADASDAKALITLASGGKVTAYGPSSRFGLIHDVFGIKAVTKDLEADPVHGQNISMEFITEKNPDILYVIDRDAAVGEGNNAKQVIENDLVKKTNAYKNNKIVYLDPGYWYLSGGGLESVSEMVKEAAKGLE comes from the coding sequence ATGAAAAAGAAATTATCCTTATTTTTTATCATAGCAGTACTAGCAGTATTTGCAGTTGCATGTGGAACAACTAAAGATGACAACACATCTGGTTCAAAATCAGAAGGCAAGTCAGAAAGTAAATCTGAGGTATTAACAATTAAACATCAGCTTGGAGAAACACCAGTACAGAAAAATCCTAAAAAAGTAGTAGTTTTTGATATGGGTACTTTAGATACATTAGATAAATTAGGTCTTAGTGATTCTGTAGTAGGTGTTCCACAAAAAAATCTTCCATCTTATTTAGATGCTTACAAGGATTCTAAATATAGCAATGTAGGTGGATTAAAAGAACCGGATTTTGAAGCAATTAATGAAATTCAGCCAGATTTAATTATCATTTCTGGACGCCAACAAGATTCTTATGATAAGTTTTCTGAAATTGCACCAACTATTTTCATGGGTGTAGATACTAATAAATATATGGATTCATTTAAAGAGAATGTAAAGACAATTGGAGAGATTTTTGGTAAGGAAGAGCAAGCTGATAAGGAATTAGCCTCTATAGATAAAGATATTGCTGACTTAAAAGAAAAAGCAGATGCAAGTGATGCAAAAGCATTAATTACTTTAGCAAGTGGTGGTAAAGTAACTGCTTATGGACCATCATCTAGATTTGGATTAATACATGATGTTTTTGGTATAAAAGCTGTGACAAAGGATCTAGAGGCTGATCCTGTTCATGGACAAAATATTTCAATGGAATTTATTACAGAAAAAAATCCTGACATACTATATGTTATCGACCGTGACGCAGCAGTCGGCGAAGGAAATAATGCAAAACAAGTCATTGAGAACGATTTAGTCAAGAAAACGAATGCATATAAAAATAATAAAATTGTTTACCTTGATCCTGGCTATTGGTACTTATCCGGTGGAGGCTTAGAGTCTGTATCAGAGATGGTAAAAGAAGCAGCAAAAGGATTAGAATAA
- a CDS encoding amino acid ABC transporter ATP-binding protein — MISVQNLKKSFGENEVLKDINIEIKPQEVVVVIGPSGSGKSTFLRCLNLLETITAGHVYIEGTDISAKKININDIRKEVGMVFQQFNLFPHKTVLENIMMAPMTVRKWDKDKAKSKAMELLKKVGLEDKANVYPDSLSGGQKQRVAISRALAMEPKIMLFDEPTSALDPEMVGEVLEVMKQLAKEGMTMVVVTHEMGFAKEVGDRVIFMDGGYIVEENTPKELFEHPQHERTKSFLGKVL; from the coding sequence ATGATTTCTGTTCAAAATTTAAAAAAGTCCTTTGGTGAAAATGAAGTATTAAAGGATATTAATATAGAGATAAAGCCTCAAGAAGTTGTAGTTGTGATAGGACCTTCTGGTTCAGGAAAATCCACTTTCCTCCGTTGTTTGAATCTGCTTGAAACGATTACTGCTGGCCATGTATATATTGAAGGAACGGATATATCGGCAAAAAAGATTAACATTAATGATATTCGCAAAGAGGTTGGAATGGTATTCCAGCAATTTAATTTATTCCCTCATAAAACAGTATTAGAAAATATTATGATGGCTCCAATGACGGTCAGAAAATGGGATAAAGATAAAGCAAAATCCAAAGCGATGGAACTATTAAAAAAAGTCGGATTGGAAGATAAAGCGAATGTTTATCCTGATTCGTTATCTGGTGGACAGAAGCAGCGTGTTGCGATATCGAGGGCTTTAGCAATGGAACCAAAGATCATGTTATTTGACGAGCCTACCTCTGCCCTTGATCCTGAGATGGTAGGGGAAGTGTTGGAAGTTATGAAACAGCTAGCGAAGGAAGGGATGACAATGGTCGTTGTTACCCATGAGATGGGCTTCGCAAAAGAGGTAGGAGATCGTGTGATCTTTATGGACGGAGGATATATTGTCGAAGAAAATACTCCAAAGGAATTATTTGAACATCCTCAGCATGAGAGGACAAAGTCGTTTTTGGGTAAAGTATTATAA
- a CDS encoding basic amino acid ABC transporter substrate-binding protein yields MYKMTAKISMVLIVCCIFILSACGQGSKEANSNGSDNKTLSVGTEATFAPFEFMKKGKVTGFDVDLLNAVAKEAGYEVKIKNTGWDTMMAGVQDESIDIGMAGITINKKRLKTYDFSHPYFESINMIVAPKDSPIENAKDLKDKRIGVQNGTTGQMASEALFGENNKNILKYETSAMAFMALENGDVEAVVTDYAVAKEYVEKNPDKNVKTIDDRTNFTPEYYGIMFHKDSKLKAKFDQALNKILDDGTYTEIYKKWFGTEPDVDTLKAAQEK; encoded by the coding sequence ATGTATAAAATGACCGCTAAAATTAGTATGGTTTTAATAGTATGTTGTATATTTATACTTTCAGCTTGTGGACAAGGTTCGAAGGAAGCAAACTCAAATGGTTCGGATAATAAAACGTTGAGCGTGGGTACAGAGGCTACTTTTGCACCATTTGAATTTATGAAAAAAGGGAAGGTTACGGGCTTTGATGTAGATCTCTTAAATGCTGTGGCAAAAGAGGCTGGGTATGAAGTGAAAATAAAAAATACTGGTTGGGACACCATGATGGCTGGTGTTCAGGATGAAAGTATTGATATCGGTATGGCAGGGATAACAATTAATAAAAAAAGATTGAAAACCTATGACTTTTCACATCCTTATTTTGAATCTATTAATATGATTGTTGCTCCAAAAGATTCACCTATTGAGAATGCAAAGGATTTAAAGGATAAAAGGATTGGGGTACAGAATGGAACAACGGGCCAAATGGCAAGTGAGGCCTTATTTGGGGAAAATAATAAGAATATATTAAAATATGAAACTTCAGCTATGGCGTTCATGGCATTGGAAAATGGTGATGTAGAAGCAGTGGTAACGGATTATGCCGTTGCGAAAGAATATGTAGAAAAAAATCCTGATAAAAATGTAAAAACGATTGATGATCGAACAAACTTTACACCGGAATATTACGGAATCATGTTCCATAAGGATAGTAAGTTAAAAGCAAAGTTTGATCAAGCATTGAATAAAATCCTGGATGATGGAACATATACAGAAATTTACAAAAAGTGGTTTGGTACAGAGCCGGATGTCGATACATTAAAAGCTGCACAAGAAAAGTAA
- a CDS encoding amino acid permease: protein MNNNKWGLWILTTFVVGNMVGGGIFMLPANLAQVSSPLGSTIAWVATGLGVFMIALVFGNLAIRKPNLKAGPQSYAQNLFSSPKAGKVAGYSMAWGYWAANWAATASVIISFAGYLTTFFPIMQSKKVLFSLGSFELEYGKTITFIICSIMLWGIQWILSKSFNSAGKMNLMATITKVIGFALFIIFTLFIFDKANLGSAKEFVDASGKSFSLGGQVNSAAIATLWAFIGIESAVMLSNRAKSQRDVKTATILGLVISLVIYIGITLLTMGALSQEALRESQKPLVDALGEVIGSNGTYIMAILALISLFGSTVGWIVVSSEVPYQAAKNGLFPAVFAKTNKTGSPKNSLTITNVMTQIFLFSTISGTVTQAYNFAIVVATLAYLIPYLVSAIYQMKLVITGETYNVISGSRLKDGIITVLAFVYSIWVIKTGTADMKTFLLGIGLFVIGLILYPMIMRNSHPKEEEPVETETYA, encoded by the coding sequence ATGAATAACAATAAATGGGGACTGTGGATATTAACAACCTTCGTCGTAGGGAATATGGTAGGTGGCGGGATTTTCATGCTTCCAGCTAATCTAGCTCAAGTTTCAAGTCCATTGGGATCTACGATTGCTTGGGTGGCTACTGGTTTAGGTGTATTTATGATTGCCCTTGTTTTTGGTAACCTAGCGATTAGAAAGCCTAATTTAAAGGCTGGTCCACAAAGTTATGCACAAAACTTATTTTCTTCACCAAAAGCAGGTAAAGTTGCAGGCTATAGTATGGCATGGGGCTACTGGGCTGCAAATTGGGCTGCCACAGCATCTGTTATTATTTCATTTGCAGGATATTTAACTACCTTTTTTCCAATTATGCAAAGTAAAAAAGTCTTGTTCTCATTAGGGTCCTTCGAATTAGAGTATGGAAAAACGATCACCTTTATCATCTGTTCGATTATGCTATGGGGGATTCAATGGATTCTCTCTAAAAGCTTTAATAGTGCCGGGAAAATGAACTTAATGGCTACAATTACAAAAGTGATAGGTTTTGCGTTATTTATTATTTTTACACTTTTCATCTTTGATAAAGCAAACTTAGGAAGTGCAAAGGAATTTGTCGATGCTTCAGGGAAATCTTTTTCATTAGGTGGACAAGTAAATTCTGCAGCGATTGCTACTCTTTGGGCTTTTATAGGGATTGAATCTGCTGTTATGCTTTCAAATCGGGCGAAATCACAAAGGGATGTGAAAACTGCCACGATCCTTGGTTTAGTCATTTCCTTAGTTATTTATATCGGAATTACCCTACTAACGATGGGTGCCTTATCTCAAGAAGCGTTAAGGGAATCACAAAAACCATTGGTGGATGCACTTGGAGAAGTAATTGGAAGTAATGGAACGTATATCATGGCCATTTTAGCTCTTATTTCACTATTTGGATCAACTGTTGGTTGGATTGTTGTAAGTTCTGAAGTCCCTTATCAGGCTGCAAAGAACGGATTATTTCCAGCTGTTTTTGCCAAAACGAATAAAACAGGGAGTCCGAAGAATTCTTTAACAATCACCAATGTAATGACACAAATATTTCTATTTTCAACTATCTCGGGAACAGTTACTCAAGCCTATAATTTTGCTATCGTTGTGGCAACTCTTGCTTATTTGATTCCTTATTTAGTGTCAGCAATTTATCAAATGAAGCTAGTAATTACAGGTGAAACCTATAATGTCATATCAGGCTCTCGCTTGAAGGATGGAATCATTACAGTGCTAGCTTTTGTATACTCTATATGGGTAATTAAAACAGGAACAGCCGACATGAAGACCTTCTTATTAGGAATTGGTTTGTTTGTAATAGGTTTAATACTATATCCAATGATCATGAGGAATTCACACCCAAAAGAAGAAGAGCCAGTAGAGACAGAAACATATGCGTAA
- the abc-f gene encoding ribosomal protection-like ABC-F family protein, which yields MFLLKAEDVSIEINANTLFEKASLEICEGERIALIGNNGVGKTTFIKGLMGVIPITKGIIQSKLKANEVGWMDQVPIDDGQITMREFIEKENEKLYELKRKLKKYETESNFAEDYMENFQQYLDLNGYDWQAAIDKQLYKVGLPEQLWAQSFLTLSGGQKTRAKLARVMVKQPKLLILDEPTNHLDAESIDWLVHWISQYKGAVLFTSHEREFIDRVATVTYELTNKGTKKYEGGYSFYREQKQFEQKTLEAQYQKQETERKKLAEAVNQYRQWFEKAHAAASERDPFAKKKANKNMTRLKAKEKALERLENNRVEKPVESKKLNYSIDAEEFSSRTMLALTDVSFSYSSELPLFDQLSLIVKRGDRIAIIGQNGTGKTTLLKLLTGKLEPCIGEVKRNPQLKIGYFMQELEGLNGEKTILEQILSLPNMTQTEARTILTCFLFHREDVFKKVKDLSMGEKCRVAFVKLYFSQANLLIFDEPTNYLDIETRERIEEALAMYPGAVIMVSHDSFLLRKVANRVIALGDGETVDYPGTYDEWTNTAPASNELQKLNNEKSILELQLTNLIAEEAPDDQQQKEIFKQKLMDLKQKIAKLDEEYRK from the coding sequence ATGTTTTTATTAAAAGCAGAAGATGTAAGTATTGAAATAAATGCAAATACATTGTTTGAAAAGGCTTCATTGGAAATATGTGAAGGCGAACGGATTGCCCTAATCGGAAATAATGGAGTAGGAAAAACAACTTTCATTAAAGGATTGATGGGCGTAATCCCTATTACTAAAGGAATCATTCAATCAAAATTGAAAGCAAATGAAGTTGGTTGGATGGATCAAGTACCCATTGACGATGGTCAAATAACAATGAGAGAGTTTATTGAAAAGGAAAATGAAAAGTTATATGAACTTAAAAGGAAATTAAAGAAATATGAGACTGAAAGTAATTTCGCTGAAGACTATATGGAAAACTTTCAACAGTATCTAGATTTGAACGGGTATGATTGGCAGGCAGCTATTGATAAACAACTATATAAAGTTGGCTTGCCGGAACAACTTTGGGCACAATCCTTTTTAACATTGAGTGGGGGGCAAAAAACACGAGCAAAGCTTGCTAGAGTTATGGTGAAGCAGCCGAAATTATTAATTTTAGATGAACCGACTAATCACTTGGACGCAGAATCTATCGATTGGCTTGTCCACTGGATTTCGCAATATAAAGGAGCAGTCCTTTTTACCTCACATGAGCGGGAATTTATTGATCGGGTAGCGACAGTAACCTATGAGTTAACAAATAAAGGAACAAAAAAATATGAGGGAGGATATTCGTTTTATCGTGAGCAAAAGCAGTTTGAGCAAAAAACACTAGAGGCCCAATACCAAAAACAGGAAACTGAAAGAAAAAAGTTAGCGGAAGCAGTAAACCAGTATAGACAATGGTTTGAGAAAGCACATGCAGCGGCAAGTGAACGGGATCCTTTTGCCAAGAAAAAAGCCAATAAAAATATGACGCGACTAAAAGCTAAAGAAAAAGCTTTAGAACGTTTGGAAAACAATCGGGTCGAAAAGCCCGTTGAATCCAAAAAGTTAAATTACAGCATAGACGCGGAAGAATTTTCGAGTAGAACGATGTTGGCTTTAACAGATGTTTCTTTTTCATATTCTAGTGAGCTCCCTCTTTTTGATCAACTTTCTTTAATTGTAAAACGCGGTGATCGAATAGCCATTATTGGACAGAATGGTACTGGAAAAACTACTTTATTAAAATTATTAACTGGGAAATTAGAGCCTTGCATTGGTGAAGTGAAGAGAAATCCGCAATTAAAAATTGGCTATTTCATGCAGGAATTAGAAGGATTGAATGGAGAAAAGACCATCCTTGAACAGATTCTATCCTTACCAAACATGACACAAACAGAGGCGAGAACGATATTGACCTGTTTCCTTTTCCATAGAGAGGATGTGTTTAAAAAGGTAAAAGACTTGAGCATGGGTGAGAAGTGTCGCGTCGCTTTTGTGAAGCTTTATTTTTCACAGGCCAATTTACTTATATTTGATGAGCCAACGAATTATTTGGATATTGAAACGAGGGAACGAATTGAAGAAGCTTTAGCTATGTATCCAGGTGCAGTGATAATGGTTTCTCATGATTCATTTTTATTGAGAAAGGTAGCTAATCGAGTCATTGCATTAGGGGATGGAGAGACAGTGGACTATCCAGGTACCTATGATGAGTGGACAAATACAGCCCCTGCATCCAATGAACTTCAAAAGCTGAATAACGAAAAAAGTATCCTTGAACTTCAGCTTACAAACCTTATTGCCGAAGAGGCTCCTGATGACCAACAGCAAAAAGAAATATTTAAGCAAAAGCTGATGGATCTAAAACAAAAAATCGCAAAACTAGATGAAGAATATAGGAAATAG
- a CDS encoding potassium channel family protein, whose product MVSFLLTLKRLFHGLFHSFKEKEFQVIFVLIIAILLSGTIFYTKVEALSVIDSLYFCFVTLSTIGHPDFVPETVFGKIFTMIYILAGIGLFFGLIVRIGRGIIKSKND is encoded by the coding sequence GTGGTTTCTTTTTTACTCACGTTGAAAAGACTTTTTCATGGATTATTTCATTCATTTAAGGAGAAGGAATTTCAAGTTATATTTGTATTAATTATAGCTATCCTTCTTTCTGGTACTATTTTTTATACGAAAGTAGAAGCTTTAAGTGTTATCGACTCACTCTATTTCTGCTTTGTAACCTTAAGTACGATTGGTCATCCTGATTTTGTCCCAGAAACAGTTTTCGGAAAGATTTTTACAATGATCTATATATTAGCTGGAATTGGACTCTTTTTCGGATTAATTGTACGGATTGGGAGAGGAATTATAAAAAGCAAAAATGACTAA
- a CDS encoding ABC transporter permease yields the protein MKKVVLILMFIVLSIISLFVGVQNITPLDIFHLTDEQKDILLISRLPRLVSLILAGASMSICGLIMQQLSRNKFVSPTTAGTMDSARLGILVSLIIFSSASMLEKMVLASLFALIGTFVFMKVLDKIKFKDAIFIPLVGLMFGNIISSITTFFAYKHDLIQSISSWLQGDFSMVMSGRYEMIYISIPLLILAYLFAGKFTLAGMGEDFAVNLGLNYKVVVNIGLVIVALSATSVLLTVGTIPFLGLVVPNIVSIYNGDNLKKNLSQTALLGAVFLLFCDILGRIIIYPYEIPIGLTVGVIGSGIFLYLLMRRKAYA from the coding sequence ATGAAAAAAGTAGTTTTAATACTCATGTTTATTGTTCTATCAATTATTTCATTATTTGTAGGTGTTCAAAATATTACACCACTTGATATTTTTCATCTTACTGATGAACAAAAAGACATTTTGCTTATTAGCAGATTGCCAAGATTAGTTAGTTTGATATTAGCTGGAGCTAGTATGAGTATATGTGGTTTGATTATGCAGCAGTTATCCCGGAATAAGTTTGTATCACCAACGACTGCTGGAACGATGGATTCTGCGAGATTAGGGATTCTTGTTTCCTTAATTATTTTCTCGTCAGCCAGTATGCTGGAAAAAATGGTGTTAGCTTCTTTATTTGCACTTATAGGAACATTCGTGTTTATGAAGGTTCTAGATAAAATTAAGTTCAAGGATGCCATCTTTATTCCACTTGTTGGTTTAATGTTCGGGAATATTATTAGCTCGATTACCACGTTTTTTGCTTATAAGCATGATTTGATACAGAGTATATCATCATGGCTGCAGGGGGATTTCTCCATGGTAATGTCAGGGAGATATGAAATGATCTATATCAGTATTCCTCTGCTTATCCTAGCGTATTTATTTGCAGGTAAATTTACATTAGCAGGTATGGGAGAAGATTTTGCTGTAAATCTTGGCTTAAATTATAAGGTTGTTGTAAATATTGGATTGGTAATTGTGGCATTATCTGCAACCTCAGTATTGTTAACTGTAGGGACAATTCCATTCCTTGGGTTGGTTGTTCCAAATATTGTTTCCATTTATAACGGTGACAATTTAAAGAAAAACCTTTCTCAAACTGCCCTATTAGGTGCCGTGTTCTTGTTGTTCTGTGACATTTTAGGCCGCATCATCATTTATCCATATGAAATTCCAATTGGATTAACGGTTGGTGTAATAGGAAGTGGTATTTTTCTTTACTTACTTATGAGGAGAAAGGCATATGCGTAA
- a CDS encoding ABC transporter ATP-binding protein, whose amino-acid sequence MIEIRNVSKTYGNKSVVENVSLNIEKGKITSFIGPNGAGKSTLLSMMSRLISRDSGEILIDGQDISKCKSNLLAKKMSILKQSNHINIRLTVRELVSFGRFPYSQGKLTKEDWVYVDESIAYMELEDIQHKFLDQLSGGQQQRAYIAMVIAQNTEYILLDEPLNNLDMKHSVQIMKVLRKLTDELGKTVVIVIHDINFASCYSDHVVALKDGKVIQDGPTDHIIDSSILGDIYEMDIAIQNINENRIAVYYA is encoded by the coding sequence ATGATTGAGATCAGAAATGTTTCAAAAACATACGGGAACAAGAGTGTAGTCGAAAATGTCTCTTTGAATATAGAAAAAGGGAAGATCACTTCCTTCATCGGTCCAAATGGAGCGGGGAAAAGTACTCTGTTATCAATGATGAGTCGATTAATTTCGAGAGATAGTGGCGAAATTTTAATTGATGGTCAAGATATCAGTAAATGTAAATCCAATCTGTTAGCGAAAAAAATGTCCATTCTAAAACAATCTAATCATATTAATATTCGCTTAACAGTTAGAGAATTGGTTTCATTTGGTCGTTTTCCTTATTCACAAGGGAAGCTAACGAAAGAGGATTGGGTGTATGTTGATGAGTCGATTGCCTATATGGAATTGGAAGATATTCAACATAAATTCTTGGATCAATTAAGTGGCGGGCAACAACAACGTGCGTATATCGCGATGGTTATTGCTCAAAACACAGAATATATCCTATTAGATGAACCATTGAATAATTTGGATATGAAACACTCTGTTCAAATTATGAAAGTACTAAGAAAGCTAACAGATGAATTAGGAAAGACCGTTGTCATTGTTATCCATGATATCAACTTTGCTTCTTGTTACTCAGATCATGTCGTGGCATTAAAGGATGGAAAAGTTATTCAAGACGGTCCTACTGATCATATTATTGACTCATCCATTCTCGGTGATATATATGAAATGGATATAGCCATTCAAAATATAAATGAAAATAGAATTGCTGTTTATTATGCATAA
- a CDS encoding iron chelate uptake ABC transporter family permease subunit: protein MRNKVKLLILAVVSVILVSIFMFTEMGNFPAYVLPKRGIKILAIILTGGSIAFSTVIFQTITNNKILTPSIIGLDSLYMLIQTFLIFVFGATSATVMNKNLNFLLCVALMVVFAGLLYKFLFKKEGRNIYFLLLVGLVMGTLFQSFSSFMQVIIDPNDFMVVQDRMFASFNNINTDLLTISFVLVILIGLYFIRFIKFLDVLSLGREEAINLGVDYDYVVKRLLIVVAILISISTALIGPITFLGLLVANVSYQFLKTYKHSYLITGSILISIIALVGGLLIVERVFTFSTTLSVIINFIGGVYFIYLLLKESRA, encoded by the coding sequence ATGCGTAATAAAGTCAAATTATTGATCCTAGCAGTTGTGTCAGTCATTTTAGTGAGCATTTTTATGTTTACAGAAATGGGGAATTTTCCAGCGTATGTACTGCCAAAACGAGGCATAAAAATATTAGCAATTATCTTAACTGGTGGTTCCATCGCATTTTCAACCGTCATCTTTCAAACAATCACGAATAATAAAATTTTAACGCCAAGTATTATCGGGTTAGATTCTCTTTACATGTTAATCCAAACTTTTTTAATTTTTGTCTTTGGTGCAACCAGTGCGACTGTGATGAATAAAAACTTAAACTTTCTTCTCTGTGTCGCATTAATGGTCGTCTTTGCAGGATTATTATATAAATTCTTGTTTAAAAAAGAAGGACGAAATATTTATTTTCTTTTACTAGTTGGTCTAGTAATGGGGACATTATTTCAAAGCTTTTCATCGTTTATGCAAGTGATCATTGATCCGAATGATTTTATGGTTGTTCAAGATCGAATGTTTGCAAGCTTTAACAATATAAATACCGATTTATTAACAATCTCGTTTGTTTTGGTGATTTTAATTGGTCTATATTTTATTAGATTTATAAAATTCCTAGATGTCCTATCATTAGGTAGGGAGGAGGCTATTAATCTTGGTGTGGATTATGATTACGTCGTCAAACGTCTCTTAATTGTCGTGGCGATTCTCATTTCCATCTCTACAGCATTAATAGGTCCTATTACATTTTTGGGATTACTCGTGGCAAATGTATCTTATCAATTTTTAAAAACCTACAAGCATTCATACTTAATAACTGGCTCTATCTTAATAAGTATTATCGCTTTAGTTGGGGGATTATTAATTGTAGAGCGAGTATTTACATTCTCTACAACATTGAGTGTCATTATTAATTTTATCGGCGGAGTCTATTTTATCTATCTACTTTTAAAGGAGAGTCGAGCATGA
- a CDS encoding amino acid ABC transporter permease, translating into MNFQFDIVQEYLPFFLKGTLLTIALSLAGIVLGLILGLFIGMGKMSKKLIRFPFIWYINVFRGTPLFVQILIIHFGVMPIFMKPVNPIISAIVALSLNSAAYIAEIFRAGIQSIDKGQMEAARSLGMSHVQAMKKVILPQAFKRMIPPLGNEFIVLLKESSLAAIIAAPELLYWGRAAQGAYMRVWEPYLTVAVIYLILTLSLTYLIQYLERRFAKE; encoded by the coding sequence ATGAATTTTCAATTTGACATTGTTCAGGAATATTTACCTTTTTTCCTTAAAGGAACATTACTTACAATCGCATTATCACTTGCAGGAATCGTGTTAGGGTTGATTCTCGGATTGTTTATTGGAATGGGAAAGATGTCAAAGAAGCTAATTCGCTTCCCGTTCATTTGGTATATTAATGTTTTTAGAGGTACTCCCCTATTTGTACAGATTCTCATTATTCATTTTGGTGTCATGCCAATCTTTATGAAACCAGTTAATCCGATTATTTCAGCAATTGTTGCATTATCTCTTAATTCTGCTGCATATATCGCAGAAATTTTCCGCGCAGGAATTCAGTCGATAGATAAAGGACAAATGGAGGCAGCCCGTTCATTAGGTATGAGTCATGTACAGGCAATGAAAAAGGTTATCTTGCCACAGGCATTTAAACGAATGATTCCACCACTTGGAAATGAGTTTATTGTATTATTGAAGGAGTCCTCCTTAGCAGCTATCATTGCTGCCCCAGAACTTTTATATTGGGGGCGTGCTGCACAAGGGGCCTATATGAGAGTGTGGGAACCTTATTTAACCGTTGCGGTGATCTATCTTATCCTAACCTTATCATTAACCTACCTAATTCAATATTTAGAGAGAAGGTTTGCAAAAGAATGA
- a CDS encoding DUF1646 family protein yields the protein MLLGLIIILLCVLLLPFSIKFVEHNLEIFLFIMGLAAVLVSGVLDRPLIMKALEDPIKITLAVFIAGLLFKWLQRPLEKIIQGISRAVPYPLFFALIVILLGLISSIITAIIAALILVLIVSVLRLDRKSELRLVVLACFSIGLGAALTPIGEPLSTLAISKLHADFFYLIHLIGPEVISAVVIFGLLAAILVKPKNDENGLKSDQSAEGYGEIIIRALKIYLFVMGLTLLGAGFEPLIKEYLLDLSPFVLYWINMISAILDNATLAAAEISPAMDGATIKAILLGLLISGGILVPGNIPNIIAAGKLKISSKEWAKFGIPVGLSAMVIYFIVLFLIS from the coding sequence ATGCTACTAGGATTAATCATTATTTTACTATGTGTTTTACTATTACCATTTTCTATTAAGTTTGTAGAGCATAATTTGGAAATCTTTTTATTCATAATGGGACTAGCTGCTGTATTAGTCAGTGGGGTACTAGATAGACCTTTAATAATGAAGGCATTAGAGGATCCCATTAAGATTACTTTAGCAGTCTTCATTGCAGGATTATTATTCAAATGGCTACAGCGACCACTTGAGAAGATCATTCAAGGCATCAGTCGTGCAGTTCCATATCCACTGTTTTTCGCCTTGATTGTCATTCTATTGGGTCTCATTTCGAGTATTATCACTGCAATAATTGCTGCACTCATATTGGTATTAATTGTTAGTGTTCTTCGTCTAGATCGAAAGTCAGAACTTCGCCTAGTTGTCTTAGCCTGTTTCTCCATTGGGTTAGGGGCTGCTTTAACACCCATTGGTGAGCCTTTATCTACACTTGCAATTAGTAAGCTACATGCGGACTTCTTCTATTTAATTCATTTAATTGGACCGGAAGTGATATCTGCTGTTGTTATCTTTGGACTATTAGCTGCGATTTTAGTAAAGCCGAAAAATGATGAGAACGGACTGAAGAGTGATCAGTCGGCTGAAGGATATGGTGAAATAATTATTCGAGCACTAAAGATCTATCTCTTTGTAATGGGGCTCACGCTGCTAGGGGCTGGATTTGAGCCATTAATCAAAGAGTACTTACTAGATTTAAGTCCATTCGTCTTATATTGGATTAATATGATCTCGGCAATATTGGATAATGCTACATTAGCTGCAGCTGAAATTAGCCCTGCAATGGATGGTGCAACGATTAAAGCAATTCTACTCGGACTCCTAATAAGTGGTGGAATTCTTGTACCGGGAAATATACCAAATATTATTGCAGCTGGAAAATTAAAAATATCTAGTAAAGAGTGGGCAAAGTTCGGAATTCCAGTAGGGTTAAGTGCCATGGTTATTTATTTTATTGTGCTTTTTCTTATTAGCTAG